A section of the Sphaerobacter thermophilus DSM 20745 genome encodes:
- a CDS encoding hemolysin family protein, with translation MVGVEVAIILVLLGINAVLAASEIAIVSARKTRLRALADDGNEAAAQVLALNENPSAFLATIQVGITLAGFFSSAVGAVSLVQLLGSWLADSGVPFIQSNADGLALVVVTAAISFISIIFGELVPKTLAVRRADTLALIVVRPVQWLATMMRPVVALLTATTNVILRLLRVESRASLPGLTADELLAMLETAEDEGLVEAEEAELIEEAFQFGQTTVRSVMVPRVDVVALEASTTLGEAVDRFFTTGFSRIPVYQESLDAIVGILYVKDVFRILWTDPDAAKRRCGEVVRPAYFVPDAKPIDELLRELRARHTHMAICVDEFGGTAGLVTLEDLIEELVGEITDEFDPGYEPFREVAPGVLEVDGRVSVGDLLDRLELEREVIGPFETESVGGLITDRLGRIPVQGDAVVTGPLRLTVLSMTGHRPGRVRVTFTEEPEGNGR, from the coding sequence ATGGTGGGCGTGGAAGTGGCGATCATCCTGGTGCTGCTAGGGATCAACGCGGTCCTGGCAGCTTCGGAGATCGCCATTGTGTCGGCGCGCAAGACACGCTTGCGCGCCCTGGCGGACGACGGCAACGAGGCGGCCGCGCAAGTCCTCGCCTTGAATGAGAACCCCAGCGCGTTCCTCGCCACCATCCAGGTGGGGATCACCCTCGCCGGCTTCTTCTCGTCGGCCGTGGGCGCGGTCAGCCTGGTGCAGCTCCTGGGTTCCTGGCTGGCGGACAGCGGGGTGCCGTTCATCCAGAGCAACGCGGACGGGCTGGCGCTGGTCGTCGTCACCGCCGCGATCTCGTTCATCAGCATCATCTTCGGCGAGCTCGTCCCCAAGACGCTGGCTGTCCGACGGGCGGACACCCTGGCGCTCATCGTCGTGCGGCCGGTCCAATGGCTGGCGACGATGATGCGGCCGGTCGTGGCCCTGCTGACCGCCACGACCAACGTCATCCTGCGACTCCTCCGCGTGGAGAGCCGAGCCTCGCTCCCCGGCCTGACCGCCGACGAGTTACTCGCCATGCTGGAGACCGCAGAGGACGAGGGCCTCGTCGAGGCCGAGGAGGCCGAACTGATCGAGGAGGCGTTCCAGTTCGGCCAGACCACCGTCCGCAGCGTGATGGTCCCGCGGGTCGACGTGGTTGCACTGGAGGCATCGACCACGCTCGGTGAGGCGGTCGACCGCTTCTTCACGACCGGCTTCTCCCGCATCCCGGTCTACCAGGAGTCGCTGGATGCCATCGTCGGGATCCTCTACGTCAAGGACGTCTTCCGTATCCTCTGGACCGACCCCGATGCGGCGAAGCGGCGCTGTGGGGAGGTCGTGCGACCGGCGTACTTCGTGCCGGACGCCAAGCCGATCGACGAGCTGCTGCGCGAGCTGCGCGCCCGGCACACGCACATGGCGATCTGCGTCGACGAGTTCGGCGGCACGGCCGGCCTGGTCACCCTGGAAGACCTGATCGAAGAGTTGGTCGGTGAGATCACCGACGAGTTCGACCCGGGCTACGAGCCGTTCCGCGAGGTTGCCCCGGGGGTGCTGGAGGTCGACGGGCGCGTCTCGGTCGGGGACCTGCTCGACCGCCTCGAGCTCGAGCGGGAGGTGATCGGCCCGTTCGAGACGGAGTCGGTCGGCGGGTTGATCACCGACCGGCTGGGGCGCATCCCGGTCCAGGGGGACGCAGTCGTGACCGGGCCGCTGCGGCTCACTGTCCTCTCGATGACCGGACACCGCCCGGGCCGCGTGCGCGTCACCTTCACCGAAGAGCCGGAGGGGAACGGGCGGTAG